A genomic stretch from Methylorubrum extorquens includes:
- a CDS encoding protein of unknown function (Evidence 5 : Unknown function), with protein sequence MRASSTASRVPAPPGATLRVYIERYEAAPDRLELPVADVLGPVVAVARELADIEAITGRAEPSVVT encoded by the coding sequence ATGCGCGCATCGTCTACCGCCTCTCGGGTACCGGCACCGCCGGGGGCGACGCTGCGCGTCTATATCGAGCGCTACGAAGCCGCCCCCGACCGGCTTGAGCTGCCGGTGGCCGATGTGCTCGGACCCGTCGTCGCGGTGGCGCGGGAACTGGCTGATATCGAGGCGATCACCGGCCGCGCGGAGCCGAGCGTCGTGACGTGA
- the ppdK gene encoding pyruvate phosphate dikinase (Pyruvate, orthophosphate dikinase) (Evidence 2a : Function from experimental evidences in other organisms; PubMedId : 11468288, 8610096, 9753432; Product type e : enzyme) codes for MTKWVYSFGDGKAEGEAAMRNLLGGKGANLAEMSNLGLPVPPGFTITTEVCTYYYQHGETYPAELTDAVKEALEKVGTLTGRRFGDAEKPLLVSVRSGARASMPGMMDTVLNLGLNDATVEALAKDADDERFAYDSYRRFITMYSNVVLGVEHHAFEEALEHYKEQKGLTLDTDLKADDWKHLIGVYKKIVRDEHGSEFPQGAEDQLWGAIGAVFDSWMIPRAKKYRELNQIPESWGTAVNVQAMVFGNMGDTSATGVAFTRNPSTGESALYGEFLINAQGEDVVAGIRTPQDITEKARIEAKSDKPSMEKAMPESFAELTRIYGILEKHYRDMQDMEFTIERGKLWMLQTRNGKRTAKAALRIAVELAGEGLISKEEAIKRIEPGALDQLLHPTIDPDAERTVIATGLPASPGAAVGEIVFNSEEAEAAKKAERKCILVRIETSPEDIHGMHAAEGILTTRGGMTSHAAVVARGMGKPCVSGVGSIRIDYKAKTLTVGGVTLKAGDVITVDGSTGQVIQGEVKMLQPELSGDFAALMEWADAVRTMKVRTNADTPADARAARKFGAEGIGLCRTEHMFFEGDRIVAVREMILADDTEGRRAALAKILPYQRQDFVELFTIMSGLPVTIRLLDPPLHEFLPHTDEEIREVMSATGISEDKIRNRIRELSEHNPMLGFRGCRLAIAFPEIAEMQARAIFEAAVQAAKDTGAPVTSEVMVPLVFTRMEFDIVKARIDAMAKAVTEETGATLEYQVGTMIELPRAALMAGEIAETAEFFSFGTNDLTQTALGISRDDAATFLGPYTQKGILSVDPFVSIDQEGVGELVKIGAERGRKTRAGLKLGICGEHGGDPASIAFCQEVGLDYVSCSPFRVPIARLAAAQAALGKDA; via the coding sequence ATGACGAAATGGGTCTATTCCTTCGGTGACGGCAAGGCCGAAGGTGAGGCAGCGATGCGCAACCTCCTCGGCGGCAAGGGCGCGAACCTCGCCGAGATGTCCAATCTCGGCCTTCCGGTTCCCCCCGGCTTCACCATCACGACCGAGGTCTGCACCTACTATTACCAGCATGGCGAGACCTACCCGGCCGAGCTCACCGACGCGGTGAAGGAAGCCCTGGAGAAGGTCGGCACGCTCACCGGCCGCCGCTTCGGCGATGCGGAAAAGCCGCTGCTCGTCTCGGTCCGCTCCGGCGCGCGGGCCTCGATGCCGGGCATGATGGACACGGTGCTCAATCTCGGCCTCAACGACGCCACCGTCGAAGCCCTGGCCAAGGACGCCGACGACGAGCGCTTCGCCTACGATTCCTACCGCCGTTTCATCACGATGTACTCGAACGTCGTGCTCGGCGTGGAGCACCACGCCTTCGAGGAGGCGCTGGAGCACTACAAGGAGCAGAAGGGCCTCACCCTCGACACCGACCTGAAGGCCGACGACTGGAAGCACCTGATCGGCGTCTACAAGAAGATCGTCCGCGACGAGCACGGTTCCGAGTTCCCGCAAGGAGCGGAGGACCAGCTCTGGGGCGCGATCGGCGCGGTGTTCGATTCCTGGATGATCCCGCGGGCCAAGAAGTACCGCGAGCTGAACCAGATTCCCGAGAGCTGGGGCACGGCGGTCAACGTCCAGGCCATGGTGTTCGGCAATATGGGCGACACTTCGGCCACCGGCGTCGCCTTCACCCGCAACCCCTCGACCGGCGAGAGCGCGCTCTACGGCGAGTTCCTCATCAACGCCCAGGGCGAGGATGTGGTGGCGGGCATCCGCACCCCGCAGGACATCACCGAGAAGGCCCGCATCGAGGCCAAGTCCGACAAGCCGTCGATGGAAAAGGCGATGCCTGAGAGCTTCGCCGAGCTGACGCGGATCTACGGGATCCTCGAGAAGCACTACCGCGACATGCAGGACATGGAGTTCACCATCGAGCGGGGTAAGCTCTGGATGCTCCAGACCCGCAACGGCAAGCGCACCGCCAAGGCGGCCCTGCGCATCGCCGTCGAACTCGCGGGCGAGGGCCTGATCTCGAAGGAAGAGGCGATCAAGCGCATCGAGCCCGGCGCGCTCGATCAGCTCCTGCACCCCACCATCGACCCGGATGCCGAGCGGACGGTGATTGCCACCGGCCTGCCCGCCTCGCCGGGTGCGGCGGTCGGCGAGATCGTCTTCAACTCGGAGGAGGCGGAGGCCGCCAAGAAGGCCGAGCGCAAGTGTATCCTCGTGCGCATCGAGACCTCCCCGGAGGACATCCACGGCATGCACGCCGCCGAGGGCATCCTCACCACGCGCGGCGGCATGACCAGCCACGCGGCGGTGGTCGCCCGCGGCATGGGTAAGCCCTGCGTCTCCGGCGTCGGCTCGATCCGGATCGACTACAAGGCCAAGACCCTGACCGTCGGTGGCGTGACCCTGAAGGCGGGTGACGTCATCACCGTCGACGGCTCGACCGGCCAGGTGATCCAGGGCGAGGTCAAGATGCTCCAGCCGGAGCTGTCGGGCGACTTCGCCGCCCTGATGGAGTGGGCGGATGCGGTGCGGACCATGAAGGTGCGCACCAACGCCGACACCCCGGCCGACGCCCGCGCCGCCCGCAAGTTCGGCGCGGAAGGGATCGGCCTGTGCCGGACCGAGCACATGTTCTTCGAGGGCGACCGGATCGTGGCGGTGCGCGAGATGATCCTCGCCGACGACACGGAAGGCCGTCGGGCAGCACTCGCCAAGATCCTTCCCTACCAGCGCCAGGACTTCGTCGAGCTGTTCACGATCATGTCGGGCCTGCCCGTCACGATCCGCCTGCTCGACCCGCCGCTGCACGAGTTCCTGCCGCACACCGACGAGGAAATCCGCGAGGTGATGTCGGCCACCGGCATCAGCGAGGACAAGATCCGCAACCGCATCCGCGAACTCTCTGAGCACAACCCGATGCTCGGCTTCCGCGGCTGCCGCCTCGCCATCGCCTTCCCCGAAATCGCCGAGATGCAGGCCCGCGCGATCTTCGAGGCTGCGGTGCAGGCCGCCAAGGATACCGGCGCCCCGGTGACGTCGGAGGTGATGGTGCCGCTGGTGTTCACGCGGATGGAGTTCGACATCGTCAAGGCCCGCATCGACGCCATGGCCAAGGCCGTGACGGAGGAGACCGGCGCGACCCTGGAGTATCAGGTCGGCACGATGATCGAGCTGCCGCGCGCGGCGCTGATGGCCGGCGAGATCGCCGAGACGGCGGAGTTCTTCTCCTTCGGCACCAACGATCTCACCCAGACCGCGCTCGGCATCTCCCGCGATGACGCCGCGACCTTCCTCGGCCCCTACACCCAGAAGGGTATCCTTTCGGTCGATCCGTTTGTGTCGATCGATCAGGAGGGCGTGGGTGAGCTGGTAAAGATCGGCGCCGAGCGCGGGCGCAAGACCCGCGCCGGGCTCAAGCTCGGCATCTGCGGCGAGCACGGCGGTGATCCGGCCTCGATCGCCTTCTGCCAGGAGGTCGGACTCGATTACGTCTCCTGCTCGCCGTTCCGTGTGCCGATCGCCCGCCTCGCCGCGGCCCAGGCGGCCCTCGGCAAGGACGCCTGA
- a CDS encoding exported protein of unknown function (Evidence 5 : Unknown function): MVPWMLASGLLVSFTATAGTDATLRPAQLSERDVTVTGALVASTAWSPDVIDAGLVAPGASHESEPGEDGLPALADSDGATPPRPAPSPCPQSRPRPPTRPRSRSPRRTSPYPASRPVSIAAPPPSIRR; this comes from the coding sequence GTGGTGCCGTGGATGCTGGCCAGCGGCCTGCTGGTTTCCTTCACCGCCACCGCGGGCACCGATGCCACGCTTCGGCCCGCCCAGCTCTCGGAGCGGGATGTCACGGTGACCGGCGCGCTCGTGGCGTCCACCGCCTGGAGCCCGGACGTCATCGATGCGGGTCTCGTCGCGCCCGGCGCCTCCCATGAATCCGAGCCGGGTGAAGACGGCCTCCCCGCGCTCGCCGACTCGGATGGCGCCACCCCGCCACGCCCCGCGCCGTCGCCCTGTCCTCAGTCACGCCCGCGCCCGCCGACGCGACCCCGATCGAGGTCGCCGCGGCGAACCTCGCCCTACCCGGCTTCTCGGCCCGTCTCGATCGCGGCCCCTCCGCCCTCGATCCGCAGATGA
- a CDS encoding putative cell wall hydrolase (fragment) (Evidence 3 : Putative function from multiple computational evidences), which yields MTAPEAKSHYADLIDPNAMDREQRCLAEAVYFEARSEPEEGQAAVAQVILNRVKSGLYPSSVCGVVYQNRHRFMGCQFSFACEGKALRITDAESWRSATRVASAVIDGRTYVSEVGGATHYHADYVRPGWSRRLKRKDMIGRHIFYQLKPNQT from the coding sequence ATGACGGCGCCGGAGGCCAAGTCCCATTATGCCGACCTGATCGATCCGAATGCGATGGACCGCGAGCAGCGCTGCCTCGCCGAAGCCGTCTACTTCGAGGCGCGCAGCGAGCCCGAGGAGGGCCAGGCCGCCGTCGCGCAGGTCATCCTGAACCGCGTCAAGAGCGGGCTTTATCCCTCCTCGGTCTGCGGCGTCGTCTACCAGAACCGCCACCGCTTCATGGGGTGCCAGTTCTCCTTCGCCTGCGAGGGCAAGGCTTTGCGCATCACCGACGCCGAATCCTGGCGCAGCGCGACCCGCGTCGCCAGCGCGGTCATCGACGGCCGCACCTATGTCAGCGAGGTCGGCGGCGCGACCCACTATCACGCCGATTACGTCCGCCCCGGCTGGTCGCGCCGGCTCAAGCGCAAGGACATGATCGGCCGGCACATTTTTTATCAGCTGAAGCCGAACCAGACCTGA
- a CDS encoding protein of unknown function; putative exported protein (Evidence 5 : Unknown function), producing the protein MRRLTITTLALSASILSAGPAFAFGPGGGSSGEGDGYLRQELQNPDYIEPSPYAYRNGYRPNDPGAEYEARRRGYPIYGQWGWKYR; encoded by the coding sequence ATGCGACGCCTGACGATCACGACGCTGGCCCTGTCCGCGTCGATCCTCTCGGCCGGTCCGGCCTTCGCCTTCGGCCCCGGCGGCGGGTCATCGGGCGAGGGCGACGGCTACCTGCGGCAGGAACTGCAGAATCCCGACTACATCGAGCCGAGCCCCTACGCCTATCGAAACGGGTATCGTCCGAACGATCCGGGCGCTGAATACGAGGCGCGCCGACGGGGTTATCCGATCTACGGCCAATGGGGCTGGAAGTATCGCTGA
- a CDS encoding lactoylglutathione lyase family protein (Evidence 3 : Putative function from multiple computational evidences; Product type e : enzyme), with product MPETETELVAEAGTDVTTLAPAIHLDHCVIHVSDWERSTAFYRDVLRAEVIPFGQGVVFRFGGVQLNVHGPGQIGTPRAREPVMPGGSDLCFRWSGSIEDAMAHLAAHGVAVELGPVERNGAAGQGVSVYFRDPDGSLMEFITYPTP from the coding sequence ATGCCCGAGACCGAGACCGAACTCGTTGCGGAAGCGGGCACCGACGTCACGACGCTCGCGCCGGCGATCCATCTCGACCATTGCGTCATCCACGTCTCCGACTGGGAGCGCTCGACGGCCTTCTACCGGGATGTGTTAAGGGCCGAAGTGATCCCGTTCGGCCAAGGCGTGGTGTTCCGGTTCGGCGGCGTGCAGCTCAACGTGCATGGCCCCGGTCAAATCGGCACGCCGCGAGCGCGCGAGCCGGTGATGCCCGGCGGCAGCGATCTGTGCTTCCGCTGGTCGGGCTCGATCGAGGACGCGATGGCGCATCTTGCCGCCCACGGCGTTGCAGTCGAACTCGGGCCGGTGGAGCGCAACGGCGCGGCGGGGCAGGGCGTGAGCGTCTACTTCCGTGATCCGGACGGCTCGCTCATGGAGTTCATCACCTATCCGACGCCGTGA
- a CDS encoding putative L,D-transpeptidase catalytic domain (YkuD) (Evidence 3 : Putative function from multiple computational evidences; PubMedId : 16647082, 18456808, 17369299; Product type e : enzyme), whose amino-acid sequence MAGGDDDAAWYIGTMPDKPFDVPLVDRSRIDPKYRRQEVAYSGPEAPGTIVVDIDKRHLALVQEGGTALQYGVGVGKAGFSWKGDARIGRKGVWPDWSPTTTMVSLNPGIERSRKGGIDNPLGARALYLYQGNRDTMFRIHGTNEPWSIGEQMSSGCVRMLNEDIVDLFERVPVGARVVVKRSSKYRA is encoded by the coding sequence ATGGCCGGAGGCGACGACGATGCGGCCTGGTACATCGGCACGATGCCCGACAAGCCGTTCGACGTGCCGCTGGTCGACCGGTCGCGCATCGACCCGAAGTACCGCCGTCAGGAAGTGGCCTATAGCGGTCCCGAGGCGCCGGGCACGATCGTCGTCGATATCGACAAGCGTCATCTCGCCCTCGTGCAGGAGGGCGGCACAGCGCTTCAATACGGCGTTGGCGTCGGCAAGGCCGGCTTCTCCTGGAAGGGCGATGCCCGCATCGGCCGCAAGGGCGTCTGGCCGGACTGGAGCCCGACCACGACGATGGTCTCGCTCAATCCGGGCATCGAGCGCTCGCGCAAGGGCGGCATCGACAACCCGCTCGGCGCGCGCGCGCTCTACCTCTACCAGGGCAACCGCGACACGATGTTCCGCATCCACGGCACCAACGAACCGTGGAGCATCGGCGAGCAGATGTCCTCGGGCTGCGTGCGCATGCTCAACGAGGACATCGTCGATCTCTTCGAGCGCGTCCCCGTCGGCGCCCGTGTGGTGGTGAAGCGCAGCAGCAAGTATCGCGCCTGA
- a CDS encoding conserved protein of unknown function, putative cAMP-binding domain-like (Evidence 4 : Unknown function but conserved in other organisms), translating into MTLDTEVMSLRQVPLFREVETSRLKLLAFTSERVHFEAGQAFFARGEAADAAYLILEGSAAVSIDGPFGPVRLALLGPNALVGEMGILADQPRSATVTADMATTALRIDRDVFIELLAQFPQISIAVMRELALRLEQTNQRLAERVGNA; encoded by the coding sequence ATGACCCTCGACACCGAGGTGATGTCCCTACGGCAGGTGCCGTTGTTCCGCGAAGTGGAGACGTCCCGCCTCAAGCTCCTCGCTTTCACCAGCGAGCGGGTCCATTTCGAGGCAGGGCAGGCCTTCTTCGCGCGCGGTGAGGCGGCGGACGCGGCCTATCTCATCCTCGAAGGGTCGGCGGCGGTGTCGATCGACGGCCCGTTCGGCCCGGTCCGTCTCGCCCTGCTCGGCCCCAACGCTCTCGTCGGCGAGATGGGGATTCTGGCCGATCAGCCGCGCTCGGCGACCGTCACCGCGGATATGGCGACGACGGCTTTGCGGATCGACCGCGACGTGTTCATCGAATTGCTCGCGCAATTTCCGCAGATCAGCATCGCCGTCATGCGCGAACTCGCCCTGCGTCTGGAGCAGACCAATCAGCGGCTGGCCGAGCGCGTCGGCAACGCCTGA
- a CDS encoding protein of unknown function; putative membrane protein (Evidence 5 : Unknown function), which translates to MSHPDSPSALLDHRAIVPGHRAMQAAYLWIIATLTAAAGVTGLVYLEADRNGREAGRMIVAAQNGSSYAAILVHGMAQRHSRPTP; encoded by the coding sequence ATGTCGCATCCCGACTCTCCCTCAGCCCTCCTCGATCATCGCGCCATCGTTCCCGGTCACCGGGCGATGCAAGCGGCCTATCTCTGGATCATCGCGACGTTGACCGCGGCGGCGGGTGTCACCGGGCTCGTCTATCTCGAAGCCGACCGTAACGGCCGCGAGGCGGGCCGGATGATCGTCGCCGCCCAGAATGGCAGCAGCTACGCCGCGATCCTCGTCCACGGCATGGCCCAGCGTCACAGCCGTCCGACCCCTTAA
- a CDS encoding protein of unknown function (Evidence 5 : Unknown function), translating to MTITVSNLQPIIAILAGILILIAPRLLNYIVAVYLIVVGLIGLGVLRHFS from the coding sequence ATGACCATCACCGTGTCGAACCTGCAGCCGATCATCGCGATCCTGGCGGGCATCCTCATCCTGATCGCACCGCGGCTCCTCAACTACATCGTGGCGGTCTACCTGATTGTCGTCGGGTTGATCGGCCTGGGTGTGCTGCGTCATTTTTCCTGA
- a CDS encoding conserved protein of unknown function (Evidence 4 : Unknown function but conserved in other organisms) has protein sequence MTLESSRFELPAIFEGWTRREAGDGLVFERVFEPTTPRGRKGAALLIVSKPKPASGRFDETFSAFVRSLKQMPPGEKPLTAKAGETLDGHRIRVEQRCCRTTDGVRMAAWHIGIATRTSEHFLMLLTLQLEREQQNPIRKGFEALVGSYRPAKDDRGLVLAPARGDGGLDGLYTRTKTQLRPNAFGGMDFTADQEPLLFDKGGLYTTELPRDGDMAAHCRAEPATCGTYALKGGWFSANRIERVEVEDGFGRVTRSGDAFSRTKEGLTIGGDTYVAVPPFADGYRFDGTWSHTFGSSGAMGLVGGTHSLALTPDGRFTREGGVGFSSTGGSMDGGTVVAGHSRRPVRSGRYTVSGYRLTLADEAGGTEALSLFAPDRGSDKLLVIGGANYLRQGR, from the coding sequence GTGACGCTCGAGTCGTCCCGCTTCGAACTGCCCGCCATATTCGAGGGCTGGACACGCCGGGAGGCCGGCGACGGCCTCGTGTTCGAGCGCGTGTTCGAGCCGACCACGCCGCGCGGGCGCAAGGGCGCCGCGCTCCTGATCGTCTCCAAGCCGAAGCCGGCCTCGGGTCGGTTCGACGAGACGTTCAGCGCCTTCGTCCGCAGCCTCAAGCAGATGCCGCCCGGCGAGAAGCCGCTCACGGCGAAGGCCGGCGAAACCCTCGACGGGCACCGCATCCGCGTCGAGCAGCGCTGCTGCCGCACGACCGATGGCGTGCGCATGGCGGCCTGGCATATCGGGATCGCCACCCGGACGAGCGAGCATTTCCTGATGCTTCTCACCCTCCAGCTCGAACGCGAGCAGCAGAACCCGATCCGCAAGGGGTTCGAGGCGCTGGTGGGCTCCTACCGCCCGGCCAAGGACGACCGCGGCCTCGTTCTGGCACCCGCCCGGGGTGATGGCGGCCTCGACGGGCTCTACACGCGCACCAAGACGCAGCTCCGCCCCAACGCCTTCGGCGGGATGGACTTCACTGCCGACCAAGAGCCGCTGCTGTTCGACAAGGGCGGCCTCTACACCACGGAGCTTCCGCGCGACGGCGACATGGCGGCCCATTGCCGGGCCGAGCCCGCCACCTGCGGCACCTACGCGCTGAAGGGCGGCTGGTTCTCGGCCAACCGCATCGAGCGGGTCGAGGTGGAGGACGGGTTCGGGCGCGTCACGCGGTCCGGCGACGCGTTCTCCCGCACCAAGGAGGGACTGACCATTGGCGGCGACACCTACGTCGCGGTGCCGCCCTTCGCCGACGGGTACCGCTTCGACGGCACGTGGAGCCACACGTTCGGATCGAGCGGCGCGATGGGCTTGGTCGGCGGCACGCACTCGCTTGCCCTGACGCCGGATGGCCGCTTCACCCGCGAAGGCGGCGTCGGCTTCTCCTCGACCGGCGGCTCGATGGACGGCGGCACCGTCGTTGCAGGCCACAGCCGACGGCCGGTGCGCAGCGGCCGCTACACGGTCTCGGGTTACCGGCTGACGCTTGCCGATGAGGCGGGAGGCACCGAAGCGCTGAGCCTGTTCGCGCCCGACCGGGGTTCGGACAAGCTGCTGGTAATCGGCGGCGCCAACTATCTCAGGCAGGGGCGGTGA